One Desulforegula conservatrix Mb1Pa DNA window includes the following coding sequences:
- the gspC gene encoding type II secretion system protein GspC, translating to MNQRFIKIGLNIIFITLMAFFSVQSFYSLFESRFYGDQAPKNSKAGNASGKTAVKAPKKMDSLTSYSEIGKRNFFKAASKSNTDKKIDVSNLKDTGLNLKLWGTVHSTDGDSCAIIEDSSSKSQQLYKTGDKINNSVVKMILREKVVLTVDGADEILQMEKIDKSPGPSKDTASGRPGIRLDMPPRLGDGKEIPIDRKEVESAMGDVNNLMRQISVKPHITDGKPDGIAVSSVQPNSIFKKAGLQSGDVILSIDGREIKTFEDVMGMYESLKTSSRIEMQVKRGDTPVSLVYNLSE from the coding sequence ATGAATCAAAGATTCATCAAAATAGGCCTGAACATAATATTTATAACACTGATGGCTTTTTTTTCAGTTCAGTCTTTCTACAGCCTTTTTGAAAGCCGTTTTTACGGTGATCAAGCCCCAAAAAACAGTAAGGCTGGAAATGCTTCTGGAAAGACCGCTGTAAAGGCCCCCAAAAAAATGGACTCATTGACTTCATACTCTGAGATAGGGAAGAGAAATTTTTTTAAGGCTGCTTCAAAGTCTAATACCGATAAAAAAATAGACGTTTCAAATCTTAAGGATACCGGGCTGAACCTGAAACTTTGGGGAACGGTCCATTCCACTGATGGTGATTCATGCGCAATAATTGAGGATTCATCATCCAAGAGCCAGCAGTTATACAAGACAGGAGACAAAATAAATAATTCTGTTGTAAAGATGATCTTAAGGGAAAAGGTTGTTCTGACCGTTGATGGCGCAGATGAAATCCTTCAGATGGAAAAAATTGATAAAAGCCCTGGCCCTTCAAAAGATACTGCTTCAGGAAGGCCGGGTATTCGGCTGGATATGCCGCCCAGATTAGGTGATGGAAAAGAAATCCCCATTGATCGGAAAGAAGTCGAGTCAGCCATGGGAGATGTCAACAACCTGATGCGCCAGATAAGCGTGAAGCCGCATATTACGGACGGGAAGCCGGACGGAATAGCTGTATCAAGCGTGCAGCCCAATTCCATCTTCAAGAAAGCAGGGCTCCAGAGCGGAGATGTCATTCTTTCCATTGATGGCAGAGAAATAAAAACATTTGAGGATGTCATGGGAATGTATGAATCCCTTAAAACATCGAGCCGTATTGAAATGCAGGTCAAAAGAGGCGATACACCAGTGTCGCTTGTGTACAATCTGAGTGAATAA